From Mycobacterium cookii:
CACGCAACTCGCGAGGTCCGTCGCGCTCCACCAATTCGCGGAGCGGTTCACCCGGATTGGACACCAATGTTCTGACTTCTGCCCGCTCCGGCGACAGGCGACGCGGCGAGAATGGTTCGGCCGCAGGCGCACCGAAGTCGGCGTGGTGAGTGTCGTCTGGGGCGTCAGCCGTGGACGCGGTACCGGTGCTTTCTTGGGAGTGCACGGTGACCCTGTGCGTGCGCTTGAGCGAGAAGGTGATCTCTTCAACCTCTTCGATCACCTGGCGCGCGGTGCGCAATGGATGGGTTGTCGTATCGATGGCGCGGGCGACGAAGCCGGGAACCAGTGGGCGGATCCAGCGGGCAGCAGCCCGGGTGACATCGGGGATGGTCGGAATCGTCGGCGTAGCAGGTGTATCCGACCGCTCGACCACCGCGGGCAGATTCTCCGCCTCGACGGCAGCAGGCGTCGCCCCCGCTTCGATCGACTGTGTCGCGGCCAGGCTCGCAGCCTCCGCCTCGGCGGCGATCGGCAAATACATATCCTCGACCACCGGCGCCGGCTCCGGTGTCGTCGCCTCGATCGCGGCGGTCACCTGCTGCCGGAGCTGCGCTCGGTCGATCTCGATCTGCGCTTCGACCGCGAGCCGGGCTTGGGCCAGTTGGCCTTCGGCCCACATGGTTTCGGTGGCTGCGCGCACCTCAGCTTGTTTCACTGCGATCGCGGTGTCGGCACTCAGTTCGGCGCGTTCCCGTTCTGCGCGGGCTCGAGCGTGTCGATCGTGGGTCGTCTCGCCTCGCCACAGCCGCAGAATCGTGGGCAATAACGCCAGAAATGCGAAAAATGCAATGCTCAGCAGGCGCAGCATCACCAAGCTCGTGCTGCTCGAGGTCAACTGCTGCATGGCAACCCACCGGGCACCCAGACCGTGATCCGCGTCGGCAATCGCACCTTGCCGGGTTTCGCTGAGCAGTCGTTCGTCGTCGACAATACGAGCATCCAAATCGGGAGCTCGGCGGTCACGAGCAGCATCGGCTTCATCCAGCTCGCGCTGCGAGTCCGCGAGAATCTGGTTGGCCGTTCGGGTTTCGGGCCCCGAACCCGGCACACCCGTGATGCGGGTCTGCGGACAGGACACAGTGGGGTGGTATTCACAACGCGCGACGATCAGAGCCTCGTCGCGACGTGTGCGTGCCACGTCAACTGTCCGGTCGAGCGCGGCACGCGCGTCGCGCATCTGCTGCAGGCTGCCCGACGCTTGTACGACAGCCGGCGACAAAGCGGCGTTGCGGGTGGCCTGTCGTTGCAGGTGTTGATCAATTGGGCTGGAAAGCATTGCAAGCGAGGCGAATTCGCCCGCCATCGCACCAAGGATCACGCCGACGGCCACCACCCCGCGTTGTGCGGCTCCGTGGACTCGGCCGGTGGCGGCCATCCGGCTGATCGCACCCACCAAAAGTGCGAATGCCAGCGTGAACGGCGCGACGGCGAACACCGAGAGGTGCGTTGCCTGCACGACGGCGAGGGTCGTCACCAGCCAGGTCAACGCGACATCGGCAAGAACCACCACGCCGGTGACGGCATGCGCAGAACGCTCGTGACGCTCGTGCAGTTCGTGGCGCTCGCCGCCGCCGACCCAGGTGAGCCACGCCGCGACTGGAGAGCCGACGGCGCGCGGTGCGGTGACGTGGTAGGCGCACATTGGATCGGACACCTCCGAGTAATGCCATGTCGGGACACGGCCTGGTACATCGAGTCAATGGCCGGCTGTGCGGTGCGGTGAACAACCTCAAGAATCGCCAGCCCAGATCGCGCCGGTGCGATGCTGAATTCTCTCACACCCGCCGGTCGCCACCCGGCAACGCGGTCGTCCTCAGCTGTGCCGCACACGTCTGATCATTCGCGCGGTGGCACGCTCGATGGTTTCACGCCGCGTCTCCGGTGTTCGTTGGCGCTTCGCCCGGCGCAGCGCAGAAGCGATCGTGAGGCCCTGCTCATAGGCCGACACCACCCGCGGATCCACGTACGAGCGCCGCGCGACGGCGGGTGTGTTGCCCAATTGCCCGGAGACCGCTCGCATCACGGCAGCTTCTTCTCGACGGCGAGCTGTCTTCGAGGTCGGCTCGCGCGCGATCGCGAACGCTTCGGCGGCCAGCACCGTGCCGTGCCATGTCCGCAGATCCTTGACGCTGAATTCCTCGCCCACCAGCTCGCGGAACCGCACGTTGAGGTCATCGGCATGCACCTCGGACCAGCCGCCCGAGGTTCGATAGGCCAGCAGCCGCGGAGTCGTCGTGTCGGCACGCAACAACGAGCGGACCGCGCTCAGCACCAGCGGATCGTCCAGCGAAACCGTGCGGCGCACACCGCTTTTGGCGGGGTAGTCGAAATCGACGCGGTCCCGCCGCAGCCGGACGTGGTCGCGCAGCAACGTCGACAGTCCATAGCTGCCGTTCTCCTCGACGTATTCCTCACCGCCGGCCCGGAAATAGCCCTGGTCGATCAAATGCTGCGCCAGCGCCAGCACGCGGTCGCCCCACGCCGCGGCCACGTAGATCGGTGAGCAGATGCAGGCGCCAATCCGGCAACTGCTTGGCCAGATTCATCGTCCGGTCGTACTTCTCCTCGGATCTTTCGGCTTGCCATCGCTCGTGATACACGTACTGGCGACGGCCTGCGGCGTCGGTGCCGACGGCCTGAATGTGACCGTTGGGATGCGGGGAAATCCACACGTTCTTCCAGGCAGGCGGGATCACCAGCGACTCGATTCGCGCCAACACCTCCGGGTCGTCGAGACAGTCACGGTGGGCATCGACATAGGAAAAACCGCGGCCGCGGCGGATGCGGCCCAGCCCGGGGCCGTCAACCACGCTCCTGCGCAGCCTCATGCCGTCAGGGCCCTCCGACCAGTGATCATCGGCACCGGTTACCCCCGGGCAGCCTTTGCCTAACCGTTGCATCGACACGACGCGATCAGTCGCCGACTTGGAAGACGACGTGAGACGGTATTCACTTATGCAGGGCCACGAGTACATCAGTTACGAGTCTTTTGGGCGGCACTTCTTCGAAGTGGCGGTGACCGAAGAGCGCGTCGGCGCCGCATTCGCCGCGATCGCGGGCAATCAATTCGACATGCCCCCGATGGTTCAGGGCCCGGGCAAAATCGCCAAAGTCAGCGCCAATGTCACGATCAAAGAGCCGAAGGTCACTCGGAACGTCGGCGACAGCATCACTTTCGACATCCACATCCCGCTGCTGATCGATTTACTGATCGACCTGCGAATCGACAAGCAGCGATTTCAGGTCGACGGCGATATCGCGTTGAGCGCCACCGCACGCGCCGCCGAGCCGTTGCTGTTGATCGTCGACGTCGCGAAACCCCGGCCGACGGATATCACCGTGCACGTGACGTCGAAAAGTATCCGGGGAGAGTTGTTGCGGATCGTCGCGGGCGTGGACGGAGAAATCCGTCGATTCATCGCGCTGTATGTCAACGAGGAAATTGATTCTCCGCAATCGCAAGCGGCGCAAATCATCGACGTGGCCGAGCAACTCGATCAGACCTGGACCGGTATCTGACGATCATCAGCTGCGCGGTTTATCGGGTGGCGCTGTCAGGGTATTCCCGCCCGACACCGCGGTCGGTG
This genomic window contains:
- a CDS encoding DUF4407 domain-containing protein, with product MCAYHVTAPRAVGSPVAAWLTWVGGGERHELHERHERSAHAVTGVVVLADVALTWLVTTLAVVQATHLSVFAVAPFTLAFALLVGAISRMAATGRVHGAAQRGVVAVGVILGAMAGEFASLAMLSSPIDQHLQRQATRNAALSPAVVQASGSLQQMRDARAALDRTVDVARTRRDEALIVARCEYHPTVSCPQTRITGVPGSGPETRTANQILADSQRELDEADAARDRRAPDLDARIVDDERLLSETRQGAIADADHGLGARWVAMQQLTSSSTSLVMLRLLSIAFFAFLALLPTILRLWRGETTHDRHARARAERERAELSADTAIAVKQAEVRAATETMWAEGQLAQARLAVEAQIEIDRAQLRQQVTAAIEATTPEPAPVVEDMYLPIAAEAEAASLAATQSIEAGATPAAVEAENLPAVVERSDTPATPTIPTIPDVTRAAARWIRPLVPGFVARAIDTTTHPLRTARQVIEEVEEITFSLKRTHRVTVHSQESTGTASTADAPDDTHHADFGAPAAEPFSPRRLSPERAEVRTLVSNPGEPLRELVERDGPRELRATDGPKQLPPAE